GCTGTTCATCATGGTCGAGCGCAGCCAGACACGGCCGATGATCGACCTGCGACTGATGCGCAGCGGGCGCTTCGTCGGTGCCCTCTTGGGCATGTTTGGCTACGCGGCCTGTGCCCAGGTGATGATGACCTTGCTGCCGCTCTACCTGCAAAACGGCCTGCAGCTGTCGGCCCTGGCGGCAGGGGCGGGGATGCTGCCGTTCGCTGTGGCCATGCTGCTGACACCCCGTGTGGGCATGCGCCTGGCCATGCACTTAAGCCCGGCCCAGGTGTTTGCCCTCGGGCTTTTGCTGGTGGGCGTGGGTAACCTGCTGTGTGCCTGGGCCGCTGGCTACGGCGGCTATACCGCTTTTGCTCTGGCGAGCGTGGTACTGGGCGCGGGGGCCGGGCTGCTGAATGGCGATACGCAAAAGAACATCATGGCGTGCGTGCCTCGTGAGCGGACAGGCATGGCCTCGGGGCTGAGCACCACTACGCGCTTCGGCGCGATTGTGCTGGCCATCGGTGTGCTCGGCGGCGTGCTGGCTGCCCGCAGCGGCCAGCTGCTGCACGAGGCCATGGCAGCGGTGGCGCCCGCGCACCTTGGCCAGGTTGCCACGATGGCTACGCGGGTTGCCGCGGGCGACCTGCAGGCGGCGTTGGCCGTGCTGGACCCCGGCTTGCGTGAAGCGGTCGCGCCCTTGGCCCGCCAGGCGTTCATCGGTGGTTTTGAAGCCGTGCTGCAGGTCGCGGGCGTCGCGGCGCTGCTGTTCGCGGTGCTGGTCGGCGTGTTACTGAGCCGACCACTGCCGGCCCTGCAGGATGCGCTTTTGGCCGAGGGCCAGTCATGAGGCAGCGTGCGCAATGCGATTGTTTCTTCTTGACGCGCAACTAATTCAATTGGCAAATGTCATTCACTGCGCGCCAACTCAGGCTGAAGAAGGAGCTTCACATGTTCAATGACGACGTACCTGCCCCAACCCTCGAACTGCCTCCCGGCGTGTTCCCTCCGATGCCAGGTTATACGAT
The sequence above is drawn from the Pseudomonas putida genome and encodes:
- a CDS encoding MFS transporter, with protein sequence MPTPASPRFTLLTASLVCALIILDTNIVAVSLPSIARDLSGSFADIEWVVSAYLLAFAACLLPAGSLADRFGRRRMLLIGLVVFGIASLACGAAPSLVFLDLARAAKGIGAAMLLTSALAAIGHRFHGPQERLRAWAFWGACMGATITFAPLLGGVIASTLGWRWIFYINVPLVAALAVMVLRSVEPSRDSAAARLDPWGSLTFAGSLGYLIWAMIDANQVGWDSAQTLARLLISAFLFGLFIMVERSQTRPMIDLRLMRSGRFVGALLGMFGYAACAQVMMTLLPLYLQNGLQLSALAAGAGMLPFAVAMLLTPRVGMRLAMHLSPAQVFALGLLLVGVGNLLCAWAAGYGGYTAFALASVVLGAGAGLLNGDTQKNIMACVPRERTGMASGLSTTTRFGAIVLAIGVLGGVLAARSGQLLHEAMAAVAPAHLGQVATMATRVAAGDLQAALAVLDPGLREAVAPLARQAFIGGFEAVLQVAGVAALLFAVLVGVLLSRPLPALQDALLAEGQS